One part of the Solea solea chromosome 16, fSolSol10.1, whole genome shotgun sequence genome encodes these proteins:
- the ccdc97 gene encoding coiled-coil domain-containing protein 97 has translation MWGEIETPVKPQPSLSESEDTSKIPEEPVTQFQRYEYHRPTQTEPPPQETPYTSQAETICVNAMVEAIALSGSPVKSQQIGEDELTEEQRKEELLRQYRSRPLVFLERYHACLKPHDLSAFAHVCSDPRAQHYSQVIQRRDAGSKDRKQVRNHRFAALRALQKEGQYFSEEQMRMREPLLYEQYIGQYLTDEEVLERSQEAMSDGAEGGPGAPAGGPGGLAHLLLNSYQERLIQNRMQEEQDREEGAQEEEEEEDDDNRVQEKEGEPTPEEKALLREEFISQMHQRFLDGKDKDFNYSEVDENPDYDNLDIVSRDAEDKYFDDDDEEEEVENDEEEDDMED, from the exons ATGTGGGGTGAAATTGAAACTCCCGTTAAACCACAACCGAGTCTGAGTGAAAGCGAGGACACGAGCAAAATACCAGAAGAACCGGTAACACAGTTCCAGAGATATGAGTATCACCGGCCCACACAAACGGAGCCGCCGCCACAAGAGACTCCG TACACGAGCCAGGCGGAGACCATTTGTGTTAACGCCATGGTAGAAGCCATTGCCTTGAGTGGCAGCCCGGTGAAGAGCCAACAGATCGGAGAGGATGAACTGACAGAAGAGCAGCGCAAAGAGGAGCTACTGCGTCAGTACAGAAGCAGACCATTGGTTTTCCTGGAGAGGTATCAT GCTTGTCTTAAACCCCATGACCTGTCTGCATTTGCTCACGTTTGCTCTGACCCACGAGCTCAACACTACAGCCAAGTGATACAGAGAAGAGATGCAGGATCTAAGGACAGGAAGCAAGTCAGAAACCACCGCTTCGCTGCCCTCCGAGCCCTGCAGAAGG AGGGTCAATATTTCAGTGAAGAACAAATGCGAATGAGGGAGCCACTGCTGTATGAACAGTATATTGGCCAGTACCTGACTGACGAAGAG GTCTTGGAGCGCTCCCAGGAAGCTATGTCGGATGGAGCTGAGGGGGGACCAGGGGCGCCAGCGGGAGGCCCTGGAGGGCTTGCCCACCTCCTCCTCAATTCCTACCAGGAGCGTCTCATTCAGAATCGtatgcaggaggagcaggacagAGAAGAGGgtgcacaggaggaggaggaggaggaagatgatg ATAACAGAGTCCAGGAGAAGGAAGGGGAGCCTACGCCTGAGGAGAAGGCTCTGCTGAGGGAGGAGTTCATTAGTCAGATGCATCAGCGCTTCCTTGACGGCAAAGACAAAGATTTCAACTACAG TGAGGTGGATGAGAACCCGGACTATGACAACTTGGACATTGTCAGCAGAGATGCTGAGGATAAAtactttgatgatgatgatgaggaggaggaggttgaaaacgatgaagaggaagacgatATGGAAGACTAG